A section of the Candidatus Cloacimonadota bacterium genome encodes:
- a CDS encoding fibronectin type III domain-containing protein, which translates to MRLTILLWLFLTVVALNSLVVETASLSDFMFGTTEDTAYDNFYNRVVEGLASPGYNQYAPWDVQTNGFGNFVNASTTQRTNWGEIVDLFLSGLFDETQTLINQYEFPYEVVQFNDTDTGRTFYMLREQLNYSHFDDNGFPDQPEMHQIGSFDFGWGIYLFNPDSNVPLIVNVVHPKDDFISIPVATKAFQLWDARFMMIAGAGREVLWTNVPPYFNSKSLSDPSRNANHVFHVTYQRMCQEIRSTFGRRELSVQIHSFDYTHMGYNHLQISGGGWNYNYPGLPVRDVSGGYLDMINSSPYLVIPANTIGSHEDILVTDYYSVLYDQHGLFFNFGSQFLPISNNINLPGADGNNQVAYTNSGWNKYDVITPFMHIEMEELPSAYPQTMNYYRWFYGFDAINQQWNPQDFWTQALAFYTPWLEHYALILPTVLNLNDDLPPSNPTNLSLVSASYNNIVLEWERSHSYDFETYEIIYATEPIDLINPNYSTITRSNITTLAGQAFTKATITGLQPASQYFFRLRARDYNGLYSQFSNEISIYTGSATIANLRAYGRDSYVDISWLAQYQSNNQGFNIWRAISGTDDYIMIASWETETDLLGSPNNNVSYAFVDNNIENGLIYDYKVASVDSTFNEFIHDFVYSASPQNIYSLIVQNDNGLIYDTVEFGSNPFATDGYDSNFDILKGDNPGGDYIFAMSYHSNWNVNLRNLQRDIYGFFDPDLYLKTYVIRISTNQTNQPITILLSDNFSRNSEKVYLRDATTGNMVDLTQDSFVYQATSAAYRTFTLYWGNLLPNVGITGMNNRFLQAGDSINFNWSVNFPLLVNNFDLYLTNGSNVLSIANGLPVTTTSYNWTVPDNVMMLDANLVVRANIVDGYAYDNYSNFKLGIIPSTVQFSNEAGWHMKSNPLESPNFIGTTLFGQESQLYSYNFNDQSYMEVLSYQFGQGYWLYMPVDYELATTGTIRKLQYEISLQEGWNLIPNVFLSDINIRDFLFLYQDQQFNFVEAMQYNMVERSLYGMNNNRYFLSDFLPSQESLWIYSNITDLVLKIVPFQQNPDYSGYPSLWKTKIIAQQVNFIGDEILIGSWHNTTDEFNRFFDLPKPPKRPETDFYFYIPGNQDAQPFNKLYSKFKTDLNNDLEESRFWDFVIDIDEEIQPIYFRKSDTNLPTNYTVVLLLDGIMEVLSEDEDYVYIPTSTTINGQIMVTNSYGSSTDELIESPLLFSNYPNPFFAGASSRRNTGTNIAFYLHTEERVKLEIFNIRGQRVTTLIDEKMGSGKHIVRWEGNDNRNRTVSSGVYFYRLTTGETKSQIKKMMLLK; encoded by the coding sequence ATGAGACTAACCATTTTGTTATGGTTATTTTTAACGGTTGTTGCTCTTAACTCATTAGTAGTTGAGACAGCATCACTATCGGATTTTATGTTTGGAACAACAGAAGATACAGCGTATGACAATTTCTATAATAGGGTAGTTGAGGGTTTAGCTTCACCCGGTTACAATCAATATGCCCCGTGGGATGTTCAAACAAATGGTTTTGGAAATTTCGTTAATGCTAGTACTACTCAGAGAACTAACTGGGGTGAAATTGTAGATCTTTTCCTATCAGGGTTGTTTGATGAGACACAGACATTAATTAATCAATATGAATTCCCTTACGAAGTAGTCCAGTTCAACGATACTGATACAGGCAGGACTTTTTATATGTTGCGTGAACAACTTAACTACTCACATTTTGATGATAATGGATTTCCTGATCAACCGGAGATGCATCAGATAGGAAGTTTTGACTTCGGTTGGGGTATATACCTTTTCAATCCCGATTCTAATGTACCCCTGATTGTTAATGTAGTCCATCCTAAAGATGATTTTATCAGCATACCAGTCGCTACAAAAGCTTTTCAATTATGGGATGCACGATTTATGATGATTGCTGGAGCTGGAAGAGAGGTTCTTTGGACAAATGTACCACCATATTTTAATTCAAAATCACTGAGTGATCCTTCTCGTAATGCCAATCATGTCTTTCATGTAACCTACCAAAGAATGTGCCAGGAGATTAGAAGCACTTTCGGAAGAAGAGAGCTCTCAGTCCAGATACACAGTTTTGATTATACTCACATGGGTTACAATCATCTGCAGATAAGTGGTGGAGGATGGAATTATAACTATCCCGGACTACCTGTCAGAGACGTTAGTGGTGGTTATTTGGATATGATTAATTCTTCTCCATATCTTGTTATTCCTGCTAACACAATAGGTTCTCATGAAGACATCTTGGTAACTGATTATTATTCGGTGCTCTATGATCAACACGGATTATTTTTCAATTTTGGTAGTCAGTTCCTACCCATAAGTAATAACATTAATCTACCGGGTGCTGATGGTAACAATCAAGTAGCTTATACAAATAGCGGGTGGAATAAATATGATGTAATTACGCCCTTTATGCATATCGAGATGGAGGAGCTACCAAGTGCCTATCCTCAGACAATGAACTATTACCGGTGGTTTTATGGATTTGATGCAATTAATCAACAATGGAATCCTCAAGATTTTTGGACACAAGCTTTAGCATTCTATACACCGTGGTTAGAACACTATGCCCTAATCTTACCGACTGTTCTGAATCTAAATGATGATCTACCGCCTTCTAATCCAACAAACTTGAGTTTAGTTAGTGCCTCTTATAATAATATAGTTTTAGAGTGGGAAAGATCTCATTCATACGATTTTGAAACATATGAAATCATCTATGCAACTGAACCTATTGATCTAATAAATCCAAATTACTCTACCATAACCCGGAGCAATATAACAACCTTAGCTGGACAAGCATTTACTAAAGCAACTATTACTGGTTTACAACCTGCTTCCCAGTATTTTTTTAGATTGAGAGCTCGGGATTATAATGGTCTATATTCTCAGTTTTCTAATGAAATATCAATATATACCGGTTCGGCGACTATAGCCAATTTGAGGGCTTACGGACGAGATAGTTACGTTGATATTAGTTGGTTGGCTCAATATCAGAGTAATAATCAAGGATTCAATATCTGGCGGGCTATAAGCGGAACTGATGATTATATAATGATTGCTTCTTGGGAGACTGAAACTGACCTTTTAGGTTCTCCTAATAATAACGTTAGTTATGCTTTTGTAGATAACAATATAGAAAATGGTTTAATCTATGATTATAAAGTAGCTTCAGTAGATAGCACATTTAATGAATTTATACATGATTTTGTTTATTCTGCTTCACCCCAAAATATCTATAGTCTCATTGTGCAAAACGATAACGGTTTGATCTATGATACAGTAGAGTTCGGTTCTAACCCTTTTGCTACAGATGGATATGATTCGAATTTCGATATATTAAAAGGCGATAACCCAGGCGGTGATTATATCTTTGCCATGTCTTATCATAGTAATTGGAACGTTAATCTAAGAAACCTCCAAAGAGATATTTATGGCTTTTTTGATCCCGATTTATATCTTAAAACCTATGTAATTAGAATTAGTACCAATCAAACAAATCAACCAATAACAATCTTACTTTCTGATAACTTTTCGAGGAACAGTGAAAAAGTATATCTTAGAGATGCCACAACCGGCAATATGGTCGATCTGACGCAAGATAGCTTTGTGTATCAGGCAACAAGTGCAGCATATCGTACTTTTACTCTTTATTGGGGTAATTTGCTACCCAACGTGGGCATTACTGGTATGAATAATAGATTTTTACAAGCAGGAGATTCTATTAACTTTAATTGGTCAGTTAATTTTCCTTTATTAGTAAACAATTTCGATCTCTATCTGACAAACGGATCAAATGTTCTTTCGATTGCCAATGGTCTACCTGTAACAACTACTTCGTATAATTGGACAGTTCCCGATAATGTTATGATGTTAGATGCAAATTTGGTAGTTAGAGCTAATATAGTTGATGGATATGCATATGACAATTACTCAAATTTCAAGCTCGGTATAATACCTTCCACGGTTCAATTTTCGAATGAAGCTGGATGGCATATGAAATCTAATCCTCTTGAAAGTCCAAATTTCATTGGAACAACACTTTTTGGGCAAGAATCTCAATTATATTCTTATAACTTTAATGACCAATCATATATGGAAGTATTATCATACCAATTCGGTCAAGGATATTGGCTCTATATGCCTGTTGATTATGAGTTAGCTACTACAGGAACAATCCGTAAATTGCAGTATGAGATTTCACTCCAAGAAGGTTGGAATCTTATTCCGAATGTATTTCTATCTGATATAAATATTCGCGATTTCCTCTTTCTATATCAAGACCAGCAGTTTAATTTCGTTGAAGCAATGCAATATAATATGGTTGAACGTTCTCTCTATGGTATGAATAATAACCGTTATTTTTTGAGTGATTTTCTGCCAAGTCAAGAATCATTATGGATATACTCCAACATCACTGATTTGGTTTTGAAAATAGTTCCTTTCCAACAAAATCCTGATTACTCAGGATATCCTTCACTATGGAAGACAAAAATAATTGCTCAACAAGTAAATTTCATTGGGGACGAAATCTTAATAGGAAGCTGGCATAATACTACAGATGAATTTAATCGTTTCTTTGATCTACCAAAACCTCCGAAAAGACCAGAAACAGATTTCTATTTCTATATACCTGGAAATCAAGATGCACAACCATTCAACAAATTGTATTCCAAGTTTAAGACAGATTTAAATAATGACTTAGAAGAATCACGTTTCTGGGATTTTGTCATTGATATTGATGAAGAAATACAACCTATTTATTTCAGAAAAAGTGATACAAATTTACCGACAAATTATACTGTTGTTTTGCTGTTAGATGGGATTATGGAAGTTCTCTCTGAAGATGAAGATTATGTCTATATTCCAACTTCTACTACAATAAACGGTCAGATCATGGTGACTAATTCTTATGGGAGCTCAACTGACGAGCTCATTGAATCGCCTCTGTTATTTAGTAATTATCCTAACCCATTCTTTGCTGGAGCATCCTCAAGAAGAAACACCGGAACGAACATTGCTTTTTATCTTCATACAGAAGAAAGAGTTAAATTAGAAATTTTTAATATTAGAGGACAAAGAGTAACTACTCTTATTGATGAAAAAATGGGATCCGGGAAACATATCGTCCGTTGGGAAGGGAACGACAATAGAAATAGAACCGTTTCCTCAGGTGTTTACTTCTATCGTTTAACTACTGGAGAAACTAAATCGCAAATCAAGAAAATGATGTTGCTAAAATAA
- a CDS encoding transposase, with protein sequence MKKQCRGIDNDTGIIIDDSDIIKSKAKKMEGLKKVRDGSTGRYDQSGYNLLNIIAFQDNGEGYEIKPISSDLISRDLEMDSISQTLEDRLVDIAITVNGKGVYIGDRGLDTRKFFSFLKQHGLNFIVRLTGKRSLIVDGNELKFIEVAKSVKFTHWFKLKGSNRQIRCGIKRVELRTDPHPKKNPETIEAWLIICRFISDEKNKSGFFYFLCDFPNQPHLSKPAIMEKVVKMYGIRWKIEEVHKQVKQDYGWEPRKGLLRGCFRARRSQKIQLTSYTRLKTMNQILLIAVCFLYSLKRYAYLFLEAFPSIMKYCNSRWKKIYDFIYYRLSILVQMCFTSVTKYNINPYAGRWLKSQQLLIPYKKNGGM encoded by the coding sequence ATGAAGAAACAGTGTCGGGGGATCGATAACGATACAGGTATTATAATAGATGACAGTGATATTATCAAAAGTAAGGCAAAGAAGATGGAAGGATTAAAGAAAGTAAGAGACGGCAGTACAGGACGGTATGATCAATCCGGTTATAATCTTTTGAATATCATAGCCTTTCAGGATAACGGGGAAGGATATGAGATCAAGCCAATAAGTTCTGATTTAATATCCCGTGATCTTGAAATGGACAGTATCTCTCAAACCCTGGAAGATAGGTTGGTAGACATAGCCATCACTGTTAATGGGAAAGGAGTATATATAGGTGATAGGGGATTAGATACTAGAAAGTTCTTCTCTTTTTTAAAACAACACGGACTAAATTTTATTGTCAGATTAACCGGCAAACGAAGTTTAATAGTTGATGGTAATGAACTGAAATTTATAGAAGTAGCAAAGTCAGTCAAGTTTACACACTGGTTCAAATTAAAGGGATCAAACCGTCAGATAAGATGCGGGATCAAGAGGGTAGAGTTGCGAACAGATCCCCACCCTAAGAAAAATCCAGAAACAATAGAGGCATGGTTGATTATATGTCGCTTTATCTCCGATGAGAAAAATAAATCAGGATTTTTCTATTTCCTATGTGACTTCCCTAATCAACCTCATTTATCGAAACCGGCAATTATGGAGAAAGTAGTAAAGATGTATGGAATCCGTTGGAAGATAGAAGAGGTACACAAGCAAGTTAAACAAGATTACGGCTGGGAACCGAGGAAAGGTCTTCTTCGTGGCTGCTTCCGAGCTCGGCGAAGCCAAAAGATACAGTTAACTTCATACACCAGACTGAAGACCATGAACCAGATTCTATTGATAGCAGTCTGCTTTCTTTACTCTTTAAAACGATATGCTTATCTCTTTTTGGAGGCTTTTCCCAGTATCATGAAATACTGTAATTCCAGGTGGAAAAAGATCTATGACTTTATTTATTATAGGCTGTCTATACTTGTCCAAATGTGTTTCACCTCAGTAACCAAATATAACATTAACCCGTATGCCGGAAGATGGTTAAAATCACAACAGCTTCTAATCCCCTATAAAAAAAACGGGGGGATGTGA
- a CDS encoding flippase-like domain-containing protein: MEKLKKEKQTSKHYLENTKTGSSASSNNKLFNRKILFLFKVIITTIILWLIFRKIDFNEVFLAASGISLTIFMLLILISIIKFVTQYKNWESCLKITTEYQPAKNEILKSHFIGQALRFLIPGGHATFAKVYFVTNKKRATLFSIGIERFMQTWTNLWFASFAGFFYFKQFPFYMRLGGVVIITLIPVAVYWSSRALKMESWKDYFSQYIRIVPVITLRQILFVFLTVFQYFLIINQFYTISLVKLLISVPLILIANIIPITYAGLGLRETFAIYLLRDFDIQPEIAVTASLIIFLINSVLPAIVGLFFILTTKKQNY; this comes from the coding sequence ATGGAAAAGTTAAAAAAAGAAAAACAAACCTCTAAACACTATTTAGAAAACACTAAAACCGGATCTTCTGCTAGCTCCAACAATAAGTTGTTTAATAGAAAAATACTGTTTCTGTTCAAAGTAATCATAACAACAATAATTTTATGGTTAATTTTCCGTAAAATAGATTTTAACGAGGTATTTCTTGCTGCTTCAGGAATTAGCTTAACAATTTTCATGCTTTTAATATTAATATCTATAATTAAGTTTGTGACTCAATACAAGAACTGGGAGTCCTGTCTGAAAATAACTACGGAATACCAACCTGCAAAAAATGAGATCTTAAAATCTCATTTTATCGGACAAGCATTACGTTTTTTAATACCTGGTGGTCACGCAACCTTTGCCAAAGTATATTTTGTTACTAACAAGAAGAGAGCTACCCTTTTTTCGATAGGGATAGAAAGATTTATGCAAACATGGACAAACCTATGGTTTGCCTCTTTTGCCGGCTTTTTTTATTTCAAGCAGTTTCCTTTCTATATGAGATTAGGGGGTGTTGTAATAATAACTCTTATACCGGTTGCTGTTTATTGGTCGTCAAGAGCTTTGAAAATGGAGTCTTGGAAAGATTATTTTAGTCAATATATCAGAATAGTGCCGGTGATCACTCTCAGGCAAATCTTGTTTGTCTTTCTCACGGTATTTCAATATTTTCTAATAATAAATCAGTTTTATACAATTAGCTTAGTTAAACTATTAATAAGCGTACCTCTAATATTAATAGCCAACATAATCCCGATTACTTATGCAGGTCTCGGTTTGAGAGAAACCTTTGCCATTTATTTGTTGAGAGATTTTGATATTCAACCGGAGATCGCAGTAACTGCTTCTTTGATTATTTTTCTGATCAATTCAGTTTTACCGGCAATAGTAGGTCTGTTTTTTATACTAACAACAAAAAAACAAAACTATTGA